The genomic window CTACGCGGCCGTGCGGCGCGAGCTCGGCGGGAGCGCGACGGCGGACGGAGCGCTGGCGAACCTCCGTCGGGAGGTCGCGGGAGAGCTTGGCTTGCCGGCGAGAGAGACCGACACTCTATGGGCGGCCGTGGCGAGCGTCGTCGCGGGTCCATACGAGAAACCCCGAGGGGAGGAAGAGGACGGCACATGATCATCGTGTTGAAGAGGGGCGCGACGCAGGCGGAGGCGGACGAGATCCTCGCCCACATCGAGGAGAAGGGGTGCAAGCCGCTGTGCATGCCGGGGATCGAGCGCACCGTGCTCGGCGCCATCGGTGACGAGCGCGTGCTCGGGGCGCTCCACCTGGAAGGCTACCCGCAGGTGGAGAGCGTCAAGCCGATCCTGGCGCCCTACAAGATGGTGAGTCGGGAGATGCACCCGCACGACACGCTGATCCCGCTCGGGAACGGGAGCGTGGGGGGCGGGCGCTTCACCGTGATCGCCGGACCGTGCGCCGTGGAGAGCCTCGAGCAGCTCGAGGAGACGGCGCGTCGCGTGAAGGAGCACGGCGCGCACGCGCTGCGCGGGGGCGCCTTCAAGCCCCGAAGCAGCCCGTACAGCTTCCAGGGGCTCGGCCTCGAGGGGCTGAAGATCCTCGCCGCGGTGGGGCGCAGCACGGGGCTGCCCACGGTGACGGAGGTCGTGGAGGTGGCGGACGTCGAGGCGGTGGCCGAGCACGCCGACGTGCTCCAGGTCGGGGCGCGGAACATGCAGAACTTCCGGCTCCTGAAGGCCCTCGGGGACTGCAAAAAGCCGATCATCTTGAAGCGCGGGATGGCGGCGACGATCGAGGATCTCCTGATGGCGGCCGAGTACGTGGTGAGCACGGGGAACCCGCACGTCATTCTGTGCGAGCGCGGGATCAAGACCTTCGAGACGGCGACCCGCAACACGCTCGACCTGAACGCCATCCCCTTCATCAAGCAACGCTCGCACCTGCCGGTGATCGTGGACCCGTCGCACGGGACGGGGATCCGGGAGCTCGTGGCGCCGATGGCGCGGGCGGCGGTGGCCTGCGGCGCCGACGGCGTGATGGTCGAGGTGCACCGCGACCCGGCCCACGCGCTCTCCGACGGGCAGCAGTCCCTCTACCCCGACCAGTTCAGCGCGCTGATGCGGGCCCTGCAGCCCTTCGTCGAAGCGGCCGGAAAGACCCTGTGAGCCCTCGGTCCCTCGCCGCCGGTGAGACCCTGGCGCTGTCGCGCACGTACGCCCACTGTCCCGATCCGGTGACGCTCTTCTCCGAGCTCGCCGAGGGGGGGCGGTGGCCGAACACGCTGCTGCTCGAGTCGGCCGAGACCTCCACGCAGGCGGGGGAGAAGAGCCTCCTCGTCGTGCGGAGCGCCCTTCGCGCGCGGTGCACCGGTCGCGAGGTCGAGATCACCTCCCTCAACGCCAACGGGCGGAGCTTGCTCCCCTGGATCGCGCGGTCGCTCGGCCGGGACGTCCTCGTGAAGGACGACGGCAGCACCTTCGTCGTGCGTTACGAGGCGCCGGTCGCCGGCGACGAGGAGGCGCGCCTCCACGCCCCCTCGCCCATGGATGTCCTCAGGGGCATGGTGCTCTCGTTGCGCCCTCGCGCGAGCGAGCGAACGCTCCTGCCGCTCGCCGCCGGGGTCTTCTCCTACGACCTGCTCGGCCAGTACGAGACGCTGCCCCCGCCTGCGGCCGACCCGCTGGGCTGGCCGGAGTTCGAGCTCTGCCTGGCGGACCAGGTGGTCTGGCTCAATCACCGGCAGGGTTCGGCGACGGTGGTCCTGCAGGTCTTCGGGGGCGAGCACGCCGAGGGGGTCTACCACGACGCGACCTCCGCCATGGTGCGCCTCGGCGAGGCGCTGCAGCGCTCGGCGGGGGCGGTCGGCGGGGCCGGCGCGGTCGACGAGGGGCAGGATTCGCGCGGGAAGACGCCGTCGGTGCCGACGGTGGACCTCGACGACGCCGGGTACGGGACCCTCGTGCAGACCCTCAAGCAGCACATCGTGGCCGGCGACGTGTTCCAGATCGTCCCCTCGCGCACCTTCTCGCTCCCCTGTCGGGACGCCCTCGCCGCGTATCGCGTGCTGCGGCGGCTCAACCCGAGCCCGTACATGTTCTTCGTGCACGGCACGCGCGGCGTCCTATTCGGCGCCTCTCCGGAGACGGCGCTCAAGGTGGAGGGACGGCCGCCGCGGGTGGAGATTCGCCCGATCGCCGGCACCCGGCCTCGCGGCAAGAGCGCGGACGGTCGCATCGACCGGGACCTGGACAGCCGCCTGGAGGCCGACCTGCGGCTCGACGAGAAGGAGCTCGCCGAGCACCTCATGCTGGTGGACCTGGCGCGCAACGACGTGGCGCGCGTGAGCGTGCCGGGGACGCGCGCCGTCTCGCGCCTCCTCGGCGTGGACCGCTATTCGCACGTCATGCACCTCGTCTCGCACGTCGAGGGCGAGCTGCGGCCGGAGCTCGACGCCCTCCACGCGTACGCGGCCACCATGAACATGGGGACGCTGGTGGGGGCGCCGAAGCTGAAGGCCGCGGAGCTGCTCCGCCTGCACGAGGCCACCGCGCGAGGGCCGTACGGCGGTGCGGTCGGCTACCTGGCGCAGGACGGGGCCTTCGATACAGCGATCGTGATCCGCTCGGCGGTGGTGCAGCACGGGCTCGGTCACGTGCGGGCGGGCGCGGGAGTGGTCTACGACTCGGAGCCCGCGGCCGAGGCGGCCGAGACGCGGCGCAAGGCCGAGGCGGTGCTCGAGGCTCTGCGGCAGACCCACGACGGGAGCGAGCCATGAGTGCGTCGGCGAGAGTGACCAGGCGACCGACCGTGGATCAACGGAGCTTGCAGGCCGAGGGGGCAGAGGAGGCCGGGCCGCTCAGCGTCCTGCTGATCGACAACTTCGACTCCTTCTCCTACAACCTGGTCGAGGAGCTGCGGCGGCGTCAGGCCGAGGTCATCGTCTTCCGCAACGACGTGCCGGCGCTCCGCGCCCTCGAGCACCTCCTCGCGCAGCCCCCTCCGCGGCTCCTCGTGCTCTCCCCGGGGCCCGGTACCCCCGCCGAGGCGGGGTGCTGTCTCGAGCTGGCGCGCCTGGCCGAAGGGCGGGTGCCTCTCTTCGGCGTTTGCCTGGGCCACCAGGCGCTCGTGGAGGCCTTCGGCGGCGTCGTGGCCTTCGCCGGTGAGGTCGTGCACGGGAAGGCCTCGCTGGTGGAGCACTCGGGGCGGGGCCTCTTCAGCGGGCTCCCGTCCCCGCTGCGCGTCGGCCGCTACCATTCGCTGGCGGCGACCCGCGTGCCGCCGGTCCTCGAGGTCACCGCGCGCCACGGCGAGATCGTGATGGCCGTCGAGCACAGCCACCATCCGATGGCCGGCGTGCAGTTCCACCCCGAATCGATCCTGACGCCGCTCGGCGGTCCGCTCATGGATCGTCTCGTCGCCTGGGCCACCGCCGCCGAGGTGGCGCGATGACCACGCGGGAGACGCTCGAGACGCTCTGTCGTGGCCAGAGCCTCTCGCGGGAGGCCGCCCTCGAGCTCTTCTCGCGCGTGCTGCGCGGGGAGGTGAGCGAGGTCGAGCTCGCGGCGCTCCTCATCGGCTTCAAGGCCAAGGGCGAGACCCCGGAGGAGATCGCGGGAGCCGCTCAGGCGCTGCGCGATGCGGCCCTGGCGCTCGACGTGGGGAGCCTCAAGGTCTCGGACTCCTGCG from Deltaproteobacteria bacterium includes these protein-coding regions:
- the aroF gene encoding 3-deoxy-7-phosphoheptulonate synthase, which encodes MIIVLKRGATQAEADEILAHIEEKGCKPLCMPGIERTVLGAIGDERVLGALHLEGYPQVESVKPILAPYKMVSREMHPHDTLIPLGNGSVGGGRFTVIAGPCAVESLEQLEETARRVKEHGAHALRGGAFKPRSSPYSFQGLGLEGLKILAAVGRSTGLPTVTEVVEVADVEAVAEHADVLQVGARNMQNFRLLKALGDCKKPIILKRGMAATIEDLLMAAEYVVSTGNPHVILCERGIKTFETATRNTLDLNAIPFIKQRSHLPVIVDPSHGTGIRELVAPMARAAVACGADGVMVEVHRDPAHALSDGQQSLYPDQFSALMRALQPFVEAAGKTL
- a CDS encoding anthranilate synthase component 1; amino-acid sequence: MSPRSLAAGETLALSRTYAHCPDPVTLFSELAEGGRWPNTLLLESAETSTQAGEKSLLVVRSALRARCTGREVEITSLNANGRSLLPWIARSLGRDVLVKDDGSTFVVRYEAPVAGDEEARLHAPSPMDVLRGMVLSLRPRASERTLLPLAAGVFSYDLLGQYETLPPPAADPLGWPEFELCLADQVVWLNHRQGSATVVLQVFGGEHAEGVYHDATSAMVRLGEALQRSAGAVGGAGAVDEGQDSRGKTPSVPTVDLDDAGYGTLVQTLKQHIVAGDVFQIVPSRTFSLPCRDALAAYRVLRRLNPSPYMFFVHGTRGVLFGASPETALKVEGRPPRVEIRPIAGTRPRGKSADGRIDRDLDSRLEADLRLDEKELAEHLMLVDLARNDVARVSVPGTRAVSRLLGVDRYSHVMHLVSHVEGELRPELDALHAYAATMNMGTLVGAPKLKAAELLRLHEATARGPYGGAVGYLAQDGAFDTAIVIRSAVVQHGLGHVRAGAGVVYDSEPAAEAAETRRKAEAVLEALRQTHDGSEP
- a CDS encoding aminodeoxychorismate/anthranilate synthase component II, coding for MSASARVTRRPTVDQRSLQAEGAEEAGPLSVLLIDNFDSFSYNLVEELRRRQAEVIVFRNDVPALRALEHLLAQPPPRLLVLSPGPGTPAEAGCCLELARLAEGRVPLFGVCLGHQALVEAFGGVVAFAGEVVHGKASLVEHSGRGLFSGLPSPLRVGRYHSLAATRVPPVLEVTARHGEIVMAVEHSHHPMAGVQFHPESILTPLGGPLMDRLVAWATAAEVAR